From a single Tautonia marina genomic region:
- a CDS encoding TetR/AcrR family transcriptional regulator codes for MPGDQIEPGRRRRDSSATRTAILEAATRHFACKGYGHAGAREIATDAGVTAAMINRYFGSKEGLFAEVIERAFDIRELIQGDRATLADRLARIMVYGRPDAPDSGRIPLLLLLRAATEPAAAELLRAKLEENNLPLLAERLGGPDAGTRAGLIIAQLTGFAILYQMIQPKELADADREQLVACLTASLAVCFADPPRPSRSQPCG; via the coding sequence ATGCCAGGAGATCAAATCGAGCCAGGGCGCCGGCGTCGGGATTCGTCCGCCACCCGGACGGCGATTCTTGAGGCGGCCACCCGACACTTCGCGTGCAAAGGGTACGGGCACGCCGGGGCGCGAGAGATCGCCACCGACGCCGGGGTGACCGCCGCGATGATCAACCGCTACTTCGGTTCGAAGGAGGGCCTGTTTGCCGAGGTGATCGAGCGAGCCTTCGACATCCGCGAACTCATCCAGGGGGACCGAGCAACGTTGGCCGATCGGCTTGCCCGAATCATGGTCTACGGCCGACCGGATGCGCCGGACTCGGGCCGGATACCCTTGCTTCTGCTGCTCCGCGCGGCCACGGAGCCGGCCGCGGCCGAGTTGCTGCGGGCAAAGCTGGAGGAAAACAACCTCCCGCTCCTGGCGGAACGTCTCGGCGGGCCCGATGCCGGAACCCGAGCCGGCCTGATCATCGCTCAGCTCACAGGATTCGCAATTCTTTATCAGATGATTCAGCCGAAAGAACTGGCGGACGCCGATCGGGAACAGCTCGTGGCGTGCTTAACGGCGAGTCTGGCCGTCTGTTTCGCAGATCCACCTCGACCGAGCCGCAGTCAGCCGTGCGGTTGA
- a CDS encoding efflux RND transporter periplasmic adaptor subunit, which produces MRANYRLAAGQTAPKAGMITVAALGLLAATGCREPESQAAPPPPTVGVVEARRMTVPILSSPTGTTRSLREVAVRARVRGFLTEQPFEEGSFVEEGQLLFVIEEEPFQVALKSAEARRDEAEAALKKAEASRAREIAEAQLAVDHAQLELARVEERRQQTLISRNVATQQELDEAIARRESYAAQVEADRAQLEQAKADYDVNILAARARLNEAEAAVQAAKLDLGYCRMFAPMSGRIGEARVKVGNLVGPTAPGGADNTELATVQQLDPMGVDIRVSSRYLERFSRLIAEGLAVRLTRTGLEGERPYPHEGRVNFYDNRIDPSTSTFLVKAEVPNPDGTLLPGEYVKLEMTIDVLEDAIVVPEQAVAETQAGPVVYLIDDDGTVAIQSVEAAQTHDGMRVVSAGLEPGRQVIVEGLQLVRPGIPVNAQPANLPEPVRPAAEDRTPIRLPDAEVPPVDETTADADARGSDQSAQGHLTTPDDQPNDSRLESEPAP; this is translated from the coding sequence ATGAGAGCGAACTACCGACTGGCCGCCGGCCAGACGGCTCCGAAGGCCGGGATGATCACGGTCGCGGCCCTCGGCCTGCTTGCCGCCACCGGCTGCCGAGAGCCCGAATCCCAGGCCGCGCCGCCACCGCCTACGGTCGGAGTCGTCGAGGCCCGTCGCATGACCGTCCCGATCCTCTCCTCGCCGACCGGCACCACGCGGTCGTTGCGCGAGGTCGCCGTTCGGGCCCGTGTTCGGGGGTTCCTGACCGAGCAGCCGTTCGAGGAGGGCTCGTTCGTCGAGGAGGGGCAGCTCCTGTTCGTCATCGAGGAGGAGCCGTTCCAGGTCGCCCTGAAGTCGGCCGAGGCCCGGCGAGACGAGGCCGAGGCGGCCCTGAAGAAGGCCGAGGCGTCTCGGGCCCGCGAAATCGCCGAGGCGCAACTGGCGGTCGATCATGCCCAGCTTGAGCTGGCTCGGGTTGAGGAACGCCGCCAGCAGACCTTGATCTCCCGCAACGTCGCCACTCAGCAAGAGCTCGACGAGGCGATCGCTCGCCGCGAGAGTTACGCGGCACAAGTCGAGGCCGACCGGGCCCAGTTGGAGCAGGCTAAGGCCGATTATGATGTGAACATTCTTGCTGCACGAGCTCGCCTGAACGAGGCCGAGGCCGCCGTTCAGGCTGCCAAGCTGGACCTTGGCTACTGCCGGATGTTCGCCCCGATGAGTGGCCGGATTGGTGAAGCCCGCGTTAAGGTCGGGAACCTTGTCGGACCGACGGCTCCTGGAGGCGCCGACAACACTGAGCTTGCCACCGTCCAGCAACTCGACCCGATGGGCGTCGACATCCGGGTCAGCTCCCGCTATCTCGAACGCTTCTCCCGGCTGATCGCCGAGGGCCTGGCCGTCCGGCTCACCCGGACTGGGCTCGAAGGTGAGCGGCCGTACCCCCACGAGGGTCGGGTCAACTTCTACGACAATCGCATCGACCCAAGTACCTCGACGTTCCTGGTCAAGGCCGAGGTGCCCAACCCCGACGGTACGCTGCTGCCGGGTGAATACGTGAAGCTGGAAATGACCATCGACGTGCTGGAGGACGCAATCGTCGTTCCCGAGCAGGCCGTGGCCGAGACGCAGGCCGGGCCGGTCGTCTATCTGATCGACGACGACGGCACCGTGGCCATCCAGAGTGTCGAGGCCGCCCAGACCCACGATGGGATGCGCGTGGTCTCGGCCGGCCTTGAGCCCGGTCGCCAGGTCATCGTTGAAGGGCTGCAACTGGTCCGGCCCGGCATTCCGGTGAACGCCCAGCCGGCAAACCTCCCCGAACCGGTCCGTCCCGCTGCCGAAGACCGAACTCCGATCAGGCTGCCCGATGCCGAGGTCCCACCCGTCGACGAGACAACGGCCGATGCCGACGCTCGGGGCTCCGATCAGTCCGCCCAGGGACACTTGACGACCCCGGACGACCAGCCGAACGACTCTCGACTCGAGTCCGAGCCGGCTCCCTGA